In Fibrobacter sp., the following are encoded in one genomic region:
- a CDS encoding right-handed parallel beta-helix repeat-containing protein: MAKLNLKMSLSVAAIALLSQAVMASVYYVAPTGNDSNAGSKDKPFASLKKANSKVVAGDTVWIRGGTYMHTDTTYVKNDNMFAGIHLTKSGVSDNNRIHYLAYPGEVPVFDFSKMPIANGTNNVRYTNGVLIQAQYLHLKGLEFKNVPMKGESNVGVYVSRSKHIFLELINSHHHGGSGFFVNEKGSGSGGGHLFLNCDSHDNYDPNGRQGDGQNADGFGVHYQSGGDTTKFIGCRAWWNSDDGWDFISQEFPVVIENSWAMGHGYSNYGTGKPKDGNGNGFKAGSSKTGVRHTIRNCVAWKNKASGFYANHSSGGNDWLNNTAYMNGSAFNMWASTWDATGNRTDGVVLKGDKAHVMKNNIAYPNKTSYIGGEYAAGEYNTWNLNLTATNADFVSVDDPSMTVTGKPLEPLGGAFGPRKADGSLPDIDFLKLSPKSQFIDRGVNVKLPYEGKAPDLGAYEYKAYVEPVVTSSSSSAINSNSSSSSSNVTEPTSSSSSAIFSSSVGSSSSIESSSSIDDVLISSSSESADSVTAIRRMGNARDAFGLRNGGRSFFVNGRSANSLQRRASRIKIYGK; this comes from the coding sequence ATGGCTAAGTTGAATTTAAAGATGAGCTTGTCTGTTGCGGCCATTGCGCTTTTGTCTCAGGCAGTCATGGCTTCCGTTTACTATGTCGCTCCTACCGGAAATGATTCTAACGCTGGTTCCAAGGACAAGCCTTTTGCGTCCTTGAAAAAGGCGAATTCCAAGGTGGTTGCTGGTGATACCGTGTGGATTCGCGGCGGTACCTACATGCATACGGATACCACTTACGTGAAGAATGACAATATGTTCGCAGGCATTCACTTGACTAAGAGTGGTGTCAGCGACAATAATCGTATTCATTACCTGGCTTATCCTGGCGAGGTTCCTGTGTTTGACTTTAGCAAGATGCCCATTGCCAACGGAACCAATAACGTTCGCTATACCAATGGCGTATTGATCCAGGCTCAGTATCTTCACCTGAAGGGGCTTGAATTCAAAAATGTTCCCATGAAGGGTGAATCCAATGTGGGTGTGTACGTTTCCCGTAGTAAGCATATCTTTCTGGAATTGATCAACAGTCATCATCACGGCGGATCCGGATTCTTCGTAAATGAAAAAGGTTCTGGAAGTGGTGGCGGCCATCTGTTCTTGAACTGCGATAGTCACGACAACTACGACCCTAATGGCCGTCAGGGTGATGGTCAGAATGCAGATGGTTTTGGCGTTCATTACCAAAGTGGCGGTGACACCACAAAGTTTATCGGGTGTCGCGCCTGGTGGAATAGTGACGATGGCTGGGATTTCATTAGCCAGGAATTCCCGGTTGTGATTGAGAATAGCTGGGCCATGGGACACGGCTACAGTAATTATGGTACTGGCAAGCCTAAGGATGGAAACGGTAACGGATTCAAGGCAGGCAGCAGCAAGACCGGCGTTCGTCACACCATCAGAAATTGCGTGGCTTGGAAGAACAAGGCTTCCGGTTTTTATGCTAACCACAGCAGTGGCGGTAACGATTGGCTGAACAATACAGCTTACATGAACGGTTCCGCTTTCAATATGTGGGCAAGTACCTGGGATGCTACGGGCAACCGTACCGATGGCGTTGTGTTGAAGGGGGACAAGGCTCACGTCATGAAGAATAACATCGCCTATCCCAACAAGACGTCTTACATCGGCGGGGAATATGCTGCTGGCGAATACAATACCTGGAACCTGAACCTGACGGCGACCAATGCAGATTTTGTTAGCGTTGACGATCCCAGCATGACGGTGACTGGAAAACCTCTGGAACCTCTTGGCGGCGCTTTCGGCCCCCGCAAGGCTGACGGTAGCCTGCCAGATATCGATTTCCTGAAACTTTCTCCCAAGAGTCAGTTTATTGATAGGGGCGTCAACGTGAAGTTGCCTTACGAAGGTAAGGCCCCCGACTTGGGTGCTTATGAATACAAGGCCTATGTGGAACCTGTCGTTACTAGCAGTTCCTCTAGTGCAATAAACAGCAACTCTAGCTCTTCCAGCAGTAATGTTACTGAACCGACATCTTCTAGCAGTTCCGCGATTTTCAGTAGTTCTGTTGGGTCCAGCAGCTCCATTGAATCTAGCAGCTCGATTGATGATGTGTTAATTAGTTCATCATCGGAATCTGCAGATTCCGTTACGGCAATTCGCCGCATGGGTAATGCCCGTGATGCATTTGGGTTACGCAATGGTGGCCGTTCTTTCTTCGTGAACGGCAGAAGCGCAAACAGCTTGCAACGACGTGCTTCTAGAATCAAAATTTATGGCAAGTAA
- a CDS encoding LamG domain-containing protein, whose amino-acid sequence MKNLKFVLTAFLLFMAMLFAACSSDSSVAGILIETNTGNKVLIETNTGHGMARVMISVDDFGISEGDTLQLSCTERDTIGDTVFTSTAYLEKVVSEANIAAGSVSMDSVPAQDYDSLTILPVKGDVRSIAIDLNAEEGETYRIDGEGKIANIVVEHLSGNSYFSGFLFVSVDDFGLKTGDSVQISGRKETLYGDTLVVNDCEFTVVADSPSVASGMLAGFFVPQGLYNKVTIISGGKKRNLALNFELYDDGDFYLDSTGAKSVGVSFEAVHEGAASAYFSMEDSEGAKAGDTLQFSAPVSRKLKGDSVLVFTKFFEHELTEEDIAAKTVFLEGLPEGYYKGFAFKSKESSGGGSRTEFTLSKYKKVFVYSGGFEEVGDVTVSLPEGFEDLSSVDESFKDMPFPVRFEKSMNLPCLVDADGNEILLEKSSSDSLLYWGRMNQVVFSKDGSIKFDLLNNCNRFKDTVTLARYANHFDDLDESIVAERFSGNKYVLGGNALWLDSTDSWKMIEGFEPFANNGTQMSASIWIKADSASQATPGKSYTRILSAKKDSVAFILQQRGNQAAVNLRIDARHDGVGVYNSGYGTARILDGTWHNYTFTIRGDSVFTYVDGVSHSKDQFENGGDFSTCTNPAIGGDKPNLVGGLDEIFFFDGSQSENWMRLFYALQKQAMK is encoded by the coding sequence CGTCATGATTTCCGTGGATGACTTCGGTATTTCTGAAGGCGATACCTTGCAGCTTTCCTGTACGGAACGCGATACTATAGGGGATACCGTTTTCACATCAACCGCCTATCTGGAAAAGGTTGTGAGCGAAGCGAACATCGCTGCAGGCAGCGTTTCCATGGATAGCGTTCCCGCCCAGGATTATGACTCTCTGACCATCTTGCCAGTAAAGGGTGACGTACGTTCTATCGCCATTGACCTAAACGCCGAAGAAGGGGAGACCTATCGCATTGACGGTGAGGGAAAAATCGCGAACATTGTTGTCGAGCATTTGTCCGGCAATTCCTATTTTTCTGGATTTCTGTTTGTTTCTGTAGATGATTTCGGTTTGAAGACGGGGGATTCCGTTCAAATTTCTGGGCGGAAGGAAACCCTCTATGGCGATACGCTTGTCGTTAACGACTGCGAATTCACCGTGGTGGCGGATTCGCCTTCGGTGGCTTCGGGAATGTTGGCGGGCTTCTTTGTTCCGCAGGGCTTGTACAATAAGGTCACGATAATCTCCGGTGGCAAAAAACGGAATCTCGCCTTGAACTTTGAACTGTATGACGATGGCGATTTTTATCTGGATTCAACCGGGGCGAAGTCCGTAGGGGTTTCTTTCGAGGCCGTTCACGAAGGTGCCGCGTCCGCCTATTTCTCCATGGAAGATTCGGAGGGAGCCAAGGCTGGCGATACCTTGCAATTCTCGGCCCCGGTATCTCGCAAGCTGAAAGGCGATTCCGTTCTGGTGTTCACGAAATTTTTCGAACATGAATTGACCGAGGAAGATATCGCCGCCAAGACGGTTTTCCTGGAAGGTCTTCCCGAAGGCTATTACAAAGGTTTTGCTTTTAAATCAAAGGAATCCAGCGGTGGCGGCAGCAGGACTGAGTTCACCTTGAGCAAATACAAGAAGGTTTTTGTTTATTCGGGAGGCTTCGAAGAAGTTGGCGACGTGACGGTTTCTCTCCCCGAAGGATTTGAAGACTTGTCTTCCGTAGATGAATCCTTCAAGGACATGCCGTTCCCCGTGCGCTTCGAAAAATCCATGAACTTGCCGTGCCTTGTTGATGCCGACGGTAACGAAATCCTCCTGGAGAAAAGTTCCTCGGATTCGCTTCTTTACTGGGGGCGCATGAATCAAGTAGTCTTTTCAAAAGATGGCTCCATTAAGTTTGACCTGCTGAACAACTGCAACCGTTTTAAGGATACTGTTACGCTTGCACGCTACGCGAATCATTTTGATGATTTGGATGAGTCGATTGTTGCTGAAAGGTTTTCTGGTAACAAATATGTACTTGGAGGAAACGCTCTCTGGCTGGATTCTACAGATTCCTGGAAGATGATTGAAGGCTTTGAGCCCTTCGCCAATAACGGAACGCAGATGTCCGCCTCCATCTGGATCAAGGCCGATAGCGCTTCCCAGGCAACACCGGGCAAGAGCTACACCCGCATTCTTTCTGCTAAGAAGGATAGTGTGGCTTTCATCTTGCAGCAGCGCGGTAACCAGGCCGCCGTAAACCTGCGCATTGACGCACGCCATGATGGCGTTGGCGTTTATAACTCGGGTTATGGCACCGCCCGAATTCTGGATGGAACTTGGCATAACTATACCTTCACCATCCGCGGAGACAGCGTCTTTACCTATGTGGACGGCGTAAGCCACAGCAAGGACCAGTTTGAAAATGGCGGCGATTTCTCCACTTGCACCAACCCCGCCATTGGCGGTGATAAGCCCAATTTGGTGGGCGGCCTCGATGAAATTTTCTTCTTCGACGGCTCCCAGAGCGAAAACTGGATGCGACTTTTCTATGCTCTACAGAAGCAGGCAATGAAATAA
- the larE gene encoding ATP-dependent sacrificial sulfur transferase LarE, protein MDELHYRLENLKTYLKNCGSVAVAFSAGVDSTFLLKVAHDVLGEKAVAITAKSRVIPGREIQEAVEFCKFENIRHEILDFDEMAVEGFKENPADRCYVCKRAIFSAILQCASDLGISVVCEGSNVDDLGDYRPGLKAIAELGVKSPLREAGLTKAGIRALSRELGLPTASKPSFACLASRIPYGEQITEEKLRLVERAEQYLQDLGFVQYRVRCRLVPQKSPAAETYMASIEILPDQFPLFNKNQAEIRSCFTNLGFKEISLDERGYRTGSLNEALAK, encoded by the coding sequence ATGGACGAACTTCATTATAGGTTAGAAAACCTCAAGACTTATTTGAAAAATTGTGGCAGCGTTGCTGTTGCTTTTTCGGCTGGTGTGGATTCTACTTTTTTGTTGAAGGTGGCCCATGATGTTCTTGGCGAAAAGGCTGTAGCCATTACGGCAAAATCCAGGGTGATTCCAGGTCGTGAAATTCAGGAAGCGGTTGAGTTTTGCAAGTTCGAAAATATCCGTCATGAAATTCTTGATTTTGACGAAATGGCGGTGGAGGGCTTCAAGGAGAATCCGGCTGATCGCTGCTATGTCTGTAAGCGGGCCATATTCAGTGCCATTTTGCAGTGTGCGTCGGATCTAGGAATCAGTGTAGTTTGTGAGGGATCCAACGTCGATGACCTAGGGGATTACCGCCCGGGATTGAAGGCTATAGCAGAACTTGGTGTCAAGAGCCCGCTCCGTGAGGCGGGCCTCACCAAGGCAGGCATCCGCGCGTTGTCTCGAGAACTTGGGCTTCCGACGGCATCCAAGCCTTCCTTTGCCTGCCTTGCCAGCCGCATTCCCTACGGCGAACAGATTACAGAAGAAAAATTGCGACTGGTGGAGCGGGCCGAGCAGTATCTGCAGGATTTGGGTTTTGTTCAATATCGTGTTCGTTGCCGTCTTGTTCCGCAAAAATCGCCTGCTGCAGAAACCTATATGGCTAGCATAGAAATCCTTCCAGACCAGTTCCCGCTTTTCAACAAAAATCAGGCTGAGATTCGTTCCTGTTTTACAAATCTTGGTTTCAAGGAAATTTCCTTGGATGAACGAGGCTACCGTACCGGAAGCTTGAACGAAGCCTTGGCGAAATAG
- a CDS encoding glycosyl hydrolase 53 family protein, which translates to MKFNFMNAFKKAAVTMGVIAAAAIARPYIVGVDVSWVLEDESLGAKYYHDGKQQDLFDILQDHGINFIRVRTFVNSCVGYATESYSGANSKVCWCDLDHTIALAKRIKAHNMGFFLDFHMSDTWASIGKQYVPASWKGKSNAEMGKLAYDHVKTTMNALMKEGLRPDMVQVGNEINSAVSGVSISKTAEFANIINSGVKAVRDIDPSIKIVMQHGRPRPDGGFESWYNKIDANIDYDAICGSTYGTTNNGQDWRDMFGLVTKKKKPVLSCEYTADRTKLINGIMNDFGDLGWGTFVWEPTRYSNKPMFDRDGQKYTANARLDELAAIAKQYNATLPDWVGAKAVKKLAVKTAAAAGGTIAQSIEGSEIAEGSKVTFTAVPLEGWEFTGWTGDNSGTAKDYTVASLNKEVNLGANFKFVGKDSLNYEAENSVFNKTVLESTHVGFSGKGYANLDNAVGSSITIPVCMSKEGDQKVRITYANGSTKDRPVSISVNGVEQIKSESFGSTGEWTDWTTKDITLKLPAGVSNITFTSTTADGGPNMDKIQFVVASIPEVVVPADQENKDPEVKEPAEQDSTAKDPGTTPADSENKNPEVDTPETPADSNSSTAIAARRIEQARSALRLRNDGRIFFVNGRSANSLQRRASRIKVYSK; encoded by the coding sequence ATGAAGTTCAATTTCATGAATGCTTTTAAGAAGGCCGCAGTTACCATGGGTGTAATTGCCGCCGCTGCAATAGCTCGCCCCTACATTGTGGGTGTGGATGTTTCCTGGGTTCTGGAAGATGAATCCTTGGGTGCAAAGTATTATCACGATGGCAAGCAGCAGGACCTGTTTGACATTCTTCAGGATCACGGCATCAATTTCATTCGCGTCCGTACCTTCGTGAACTCTTGCGTTGGTTACGCCACCGAAAGCTACTCCGGCGCAAATTCCAAGGTTTGCTGGTGCGACTTGGACCATACCATTGCCTTGGCAAAGCGTATCAAGGCTCATAACATGGGCTTCTTCCTGGACTTCCATATGAGCGACACCTGGGCTTCCATCGGTAAGCAGTATGTGCCTGCTTCCTGGAAAGGAAAGTCCAATGCCGAAATGGGCAAGCTTGCCTATGACCATGTGAAGACCACCATGAACGCCTTGATGAAGGAAGGCCTTCGCCCCGACATGGTGCAGGTGGGTAACGAAATCAACTCCGCAGTTTCTGGCGTTTCCATCAGCAAGACTGCAGAATTTGCGAACATCATCAACTCCGGCGTAAAGGCTGTTCGCGATATCGATCCTTCCATCAAGATCGTGATGCAGCATGGCCGTCCTCGTCCTGATGGCGGTTTTGAAAGCTGGTACAATAAGATTGACGCCAACATCGATTACGATGCCATTTGCGGATCCACTTACGGTACTACCAACAATGGCCAGGATTGGCGCGATATGTTCGGTCTTGTGACCAAGAAGAAAAAGCCTGTGCTGAGCTGCGAATATACCGCTGATCGCACCAAGCTGATTAACGGCATTATGAATGACTTTGGCGATCTGGGTTGGGGTACTTTCGTTTGGGAACCCACCCGCTACAGCAACAAGCCCATGTTTGATCGTGATGGCCAAAAGTACACTGCAAATGCTCGCCTTGATGAACTGGCTGCCATCGCAAAGCAGTACAATGCGACCCTTCCGGATTGGGTTGGCGCAAAGGCCGTGAAGAAGCTGGCTGTGAAGACCGCTGCGGCTGCAGGTGGCACCATCGCACAGAGCATCGAAGGTTCTGAAATTGCGGAAGGTTCCAAGGTTACCTTTACCGCCGTTCCGCTAGAAGGCTGGGAATTCACAGGCTGGACTGGGGATAACTCCGGTACCGCCAAGGATTACACGGTGGCTTCCCTCAACAAGGAAGTGAATCTGGGTGCAAACTTCAAGTTCGTAGGTAAGGACTCCTTGAATTACGAAGCTGAAAATTCCGTCTTCAATAAGACTGTACTTGAAAGTACTCATGTGGGCTTCTCTGGCAAGGGCTACGCAAATCTGGATAACGCTGTAGGTTCTTCCATTACGATTCCGGTTTGCATGTCCAAGGAAGGGGATCAGAAGGTTCGTATCACCTATGCAAATGGCTCCACCAAGGATCGCCCGGTAAGTATTTCCGTCAATGGCGTGGAACAGATTAAGTCTGAAAGCTTTGGTTCTACCGGTGAATGGACTGATTGGACAACCAAGGATATTACCCTCAAGCTGCCTGCCGGAGTGAGCAATATTACCTTCACTTCCACTACAGCGGATGGTGGCCCCAATATGGATAAGATTCAATTTGTGGTCGCCTCCATTCCGGAAGTAGTTGTACCTGCCGATCAAGAAAATAAAGATCCTGAAGTTAAGGAACCTGCAGAACAGGATTCTACAGCAAAGGATCCGGGAACCACTCCTGCTGATTCCGAAAATAAGAATCCGGAAGTAGATACTCCTGAAACTCCGGCTGATTCTAATTCATCCACAGCAATTGCTGCCCGCCGCATTGAACAGGCTCGCTCTGCACTCCGCTTGCGTAATGATGGTCGAATCTTCTTCGTGAACGGCAGGAGCGCAAACAGCTTGCAGCGTCGTGCTTCTAGAATCAAGGTTTACAGCAAGTAA